In Xyrauchen texanus isolate HMW12.3.18 chromosome 35, RBS_HiC_50CHRs, whole genome shotgun sequence, one DNA window encodes the following:
- the LOC127628680 gene encoding high mobility group protein HMG-I/HMG-Y-like produces MSDSGKDTVAPKEKDGAEKRGRGRPRKNPQQEPSGSPTPKRPRGRPKGSKNKPSSAASKGKKAAAASAPAGTKRRGRPKKVEKEQPSKSSEEEEEEEEEEEDEQ; encoded by the exons ATGAGTGATTCGGGCAAGGACACAGTGGCTCCTAAAGAGAAAGATGGAGCAGAGAAGAGAGGTCGTGGAAGACCACGAAAAAACCCACAG CAGGAACCAAGTGGATCTCCAACACCGAAGAGACCTAGAGGAAGACCAAAGGGCAGCAAAAACAAGCCTAGCAGTGCTGCAAGCAAGGGCAAA AAAGCAGCAGCAGCTTCAGCACCTGCAGGGACTAAACGCCGTGGAAGACCCaagaaagtg GAGAAGGAGCAGCCATCTAAGTCCtctgaagaggaggaggaggaggaggaggaggaggaagatgaacaGTAA